Below is a genomic region from Candidatus Babeliales bacterium.
CTCAGAGGTAGCGATATCACTTGTCCACACAATCCACAGGTATTGTACACAGGCAAAAGATAAGCGACTTGCACACGAAGCAAATGAGGGTGTATTATGGAATGACCGATCATTCAAAAACACACAGAGAATTTTGAATGTGAGGAGGATTCAATCGGAGGGCTCGAGACTTCCGCAAATAATAAAACCCCTGTCGGACAACAGAGGCTCTATTCGTTTTGCAAATGCAAGGTGGATTCAACCTCCAGTATACAGGGGAATCTATGGAGGTGTCAAATTTTATGGGTACTACATCTAGTGTCGGCTCTCTCATGAGCGACCGCATCAAGACTATAGCTATAGAGAATAATTCACAGAGAACTTCTATAGCTATAGTCAAAGATAAACCGAATGCAAAAGAGGCTGATGCAATTATTGCTGACTGTCAGGACCTGATCGATGATCAGAAATTCAAGCCATTCTTCTACAAGAAATTGTATGAGCTCGGCAAGGGTCGATTCCTGGAGCAGGCATACAAAGCTCGGAAGTATCACAGAGGATCGCCTGGCCGATTCTTCGTGCATCTGCTCAAGTAACAAAGCGAGACCCCTGGAGGTGCAACTACAGGGGTCTCTACATCTATTATATGTGGGATATCCACAACTCATAAAAAAGGTATTGACTGGCTAACGAAGCACAATGTATAATGCTAATGTACGAAGGAGGTGCAAACTCTATGGGAGATAATAAACCAAAGAGCTCGGCTGGAGAGTCGCAGCTCGCAATCAGGAAGCAACTGAGCTACTCGGAGATCGAGCAGATCAGCAAAGCATTCGTGGCATCTGGCATGTTCGGTCAGGACATGGACAAGATCTCAAAGGGCATAACAAAAATAATGGCTGGCCAGGAGCTCGGCCTTGCTCCATTCGCTTCAATGCGAGCGGTCCATGTGATCGAGGGCAATGCCACACTGTCAGCAAATACGATGGCTGGCATGGTCAAGAGCTCTGGCCGATACGATTATGAAGTCAAGAAGAAGGATCTCTCAGGCTGTGAGATCGACTTCTTCGAGCTCCGCAATGGCAAGCGAGTGAAGGTCGGTACTGAGACCTTCGATATCGATGAAGCAAAGATGGCTGGCATGTTCGATCCCGAATGTCCGAATGCTCCGATCGAGCACAATCTTCGGACCATCACCATGTACAAAAAGGGTGGCGGATCGTGGCAGAAGGAGAATCAGTGCAACTGCAAAAACAACTGGAAGCAGTATCCGAAGGCCATGCTCTTCGCTCGCTGTGTCAGCAATGGTGTCCGATCGTATTGTCCTGATGTATTCAGTGGCATGCTGGTCTACACACCAGACGAACTCAATGCACAAATAAATGCTTCAGGCGAAGTGATCGACATGGACACTGAAGGCAATATCACTAATGCTCCAGCAAAGCCTGCAGCAACATCAAAGAAGGAGACTGAAGCAGTGGATGCAGATATCGATCAGACTCCACCTGCAGACTCTGAGCCTGTGGTGGACATAAACAATGAAGGCACTGAGGATCATCCAGATATCACCGATCCGAATGAGCCATCTCAGGAAGAGATCGAGGCTGCCAATCCTGAGCCTGAAGAAGAAGTCGAGCCTCTCGCTACAGTAGATGATGAATTCAAAGACACCGCATGGACCATGTATGAGCAGCTTCCATTGAAGGCTTCATACCGAATGCGATGGCTGAAGGAAGTCACTGGAGTGATCACTCGCAATTCAATCAAGACCGATGAGAAGTGGCGAGCTCTAATGGATCGAGCAACTGCAGTCACGATCGGAGAAGAAGAGATCGATGCCGAGCATCGGACTGATGCTGGCGAGCAGGAGAAGATGGTATGAGTCCTGTGATTGTCAAAGATCTTGATGGCTCGAAGTGTCCTGAATGTGGCAAGCAATGCTCTACCCTAGCTGGCCTGAGCAAGCACATGAATTCGGTCCACACTGCCACCAAGATAGTCGATAAGAAGTCACTGGAGCAGATCCTCAAGGAGAAGTATCCAGAGCTCAAGTGCTCGGTGGATGGCAAGACTGTCTACTATGATGCCTATGCTGAAGAAGGTCTGATCACCGAGCTCCAGGCATTCCTGAATCTGATCAATGTCGAAGGTATAAAACTAGTCAGGAGGGTCTTCTAATGGCTCGCAATAAAGTATTCAATCGAAGATACACTATCGAGATCAAGGGCGTGACCACGAATCACTTCATGGAGCGATTCATAGATGCCTGGCTCGGCCGAGCGATACTGGCCCTGGCGAATAAGTTTGCTCAGGTAGAGATCGTGCTGATGACTGCAGAGGAAATTGAGACTGCCTCGAAGGTCCGAGAGATATTCAAGTGTCCGAAGTGTGGAGCTTCAAAGTATACAGAAGGAGCTGACTGCCTCTTCTGTGCAGCGGAGGGAGATCAGGATGCCGACACTAACATATGAGCTTGAGACACGCTGCCTGAATTGCAAGCTGATCCAGGTCACATCGGTCCGCAAGAATTGCCGATTCGTATCTGCTAATGAAGCACATGTCGGCTCAGGCTACTACAAGAATAATGATCCGACCAAGAAGGTCAAGAAGGTGTGTGAGCACTGTGGCTGTGATGCTCTGAAGTATCAAGGCATAGTCACGAAGGAGGAGCTGTCTGATGAAGGCTAAAGCAAAAGACCCGAAGAAGGTGGCTGCAGGTCGCAAGGGTGGCCAGCTCAGTCCGACAAACTTCAAGCGGAATCGTGAAGGTGCAAAAGCTGCAGGTCAGCGATCAGCCTGGATGAAGCATAGTGGCAAACTCGAGGATTATCCTCCGCTGCTCATTCGGCCCGATGGTGGACTGACTCCACTCAATGATCCTGATGTGCCTGCTCGCAAACTACCACCGCTCAGGAAGAGGCAGTCATGAGTGATGTCAAACAGCTCAGCAGGAATACTGTCTGCAACCTCTTCAAGATCCGAGCTCCGATATGGAATGGTGGCAAGAAGATGGTGGGCCTCGATGCCAAGCGGATCACATACCACAATGAGATTGTATTCACCTATGTCCGCAAATCCGATGGTGAGCAGTCGATACCAGACCACTATTATTTTGATGGCAATCTTCTCAGAGAGCTCGACTTCGAGAAGCAGATGATCAAAGGCACAATGCTAGTGATCATTCCATTCGAGCACTTACAACTACTGGAGAGAATTTGATGCAGCCTGCAGGTCGAACAGGCGGAGGGTATAAAAAAATGGAGGTGCAAACACATGGCAAAATTGACTGAGATCACAATCCCTGTATTCCGCATTCAGCGGAAGGAACATGACTGGGGATACACAGAATTTTTTGTGCAGCAGCGACAAGGCAATGGCCGATGGAAGACTGTCAGCAGCGAATACGCTGGCATTCATTCAGCCAAAGCCAAGCTCGGAGACCTAGTGCTCGAGCTCATCGCTGAAGCAGAAGAAGAATAGAGAGCAAGCTCTCACACGAGTTACAATGTGGGTGTGGCCTTCGGGCCACTACCCTCCAAGATCACAAAACATATACGAGGGAATCATATGATACTATTTTTTGACACTGAGACTACTGGAATCCGCAAGGGTGGATTCATTCCACGAGTGGTCCAGATCGGTGCTCTACTGACTGACAATGAAGGCAACACGATCAGCGAGCTCAATATCTTGCTGCATCCTGAAGGCTTCGAGACAGTGCCTATTGAGGCAGCAAATGTGCATGGCTTCTCGATCGAGAAGATCAGGTCCGCTGGCGTAGATCGCCTGTATGGTCTGTCGGTATTCTTCGACCTGGCCAAGAATGCTGATGTCCTGGTGGCTCACAATGCTGAGTATGATATGGACCTCCTGCAGATCGAGACCGACTACTACAAGCAGAGGGCTCTTGAGTCCGAGCAGAGTCGAGTCTCTGAGTGGCAGGATGTGATCCAAAAAGCACAGGTATTCTGCACGATGCTGAATAGTCGAGACCTGCTGAAGCTGCCATTGAGTGCTGCTCAGGCGAGCTTCTTCAAAGACAAAGGGATCACTCAGCAATACAAAAATCCACGCCTGCAGGAAGCTCACATTCACTTCATGGGATATGACTTCGAGGGTGCTCATGATGCGATGGCAGATGTCCGAGCTTGCAAGGATGTCTACTTCAAACTACACTCAATAAAAGAAGAGGTGGCTGCATAAGCAGTCCACCAGGAGGGTGCAAAATAAAATGAAAACAATACTCAAATGCCTGGCCTGGATAGTGATACTTCTCGCAATATCACTGGCTATAGTCTATGGCTGCTGGCTGATACTGATCTTCATGCTATTCGGAGAGACTCTGCAGATGAGTCTGACAATAGCTGGTGAGATCTTCCTGATCGCTGCATGGTGGTGGATCGTGGGCCTGGCTGAATGCTGAGCTATACAGTCACAGGCAATCCGATTGTGAAGAAGAATACTCAGAAGGTGGTGTGGCGGAATGGTAGATCCATCGTGGTCTACTCGCCACAGTATCGAGGCTGGCTCAATAATGCGATGGATGAGCTTGCCCTGCAGAAGAGACCTGCTGAGCCGATAGATTATCCAGTGCTCCTTGTGTGCAAATTTTTTATGCAGACACTGAGGGTGGTAGATCTATCTGCTCTATACGAGGGAATCCAGGACACGCTGGTGAAGATGGAGATACTGAAGGATGACAACTTCAATATCATCATCGGCCATGACGGATCAAGGGTGCTACTCGATAGGGAGAATCCCCGAACAGAGGTGGCAATAGTACCTGCAGACCACTCCCCTGCTGGCTAAAATTGACAAAACAGGGCATATATTATTTACAACACTTAACAGGGGTGGAGACCACTCCCCTGCCCTATCGCTCAATTTTTTTGACAGGCTGTCAAGGTGTTAATGTTTTTTCATGGCGATCAGTAGGGGAGAAGGGGAGGGGTGCTATATAGGAATGCTTATAGTATGCTAATTACTACACAATAACTAATTCAATAATGTTTGTTGTTGCAATCACAAAAGTGCTTGTGCTACAATCGAAATTGATACGAAGGAGGTGCAATCGATGTATCAAATACAAATGGTGGACTCTAATATATTGACCAAAAAGGTCGAGTCCGAGAAGCAATCAGAATTTGAAACAGGTGGATCTAGCGACCGCAATGGTGCTATCTACCGCATCATCCATGCTCCAGCAGAATCGGAATACAAAGCCGAAGAGCTGGTGCTTTTAAGTCCAGGCGAATATACCGCTCTCTATTTTGAGGGTGAGCTCCTGACCTCCATCACCGAATCAGACATCATAGCAAAGGTAACGGAGGACAAATCATGAGTACAAAAATCAAGACTGGATCGGATGCCCGATCGGAAGTGAAGGCAGGCATCGATCTAGTAGCCAATGTGGTCAAGACTACGCTCGGACCACGAGGCCGAAATGTTGTGCTCAAGACTGATCCATACCGACCACCGCTCAATACAAATGATGGTGTCACCATAGCTCGGGAATTGCATGCTCCAAAAGACAAGCCATTCCAGGAGATCGGTGTCGAGACTGTGAAGGCTGCAGCCAACAAGACAAATGATGTCGCTGGCGATGGTACTACTACAGTCACTCTCCTGCTCCAAGCAATGACCACTCATGTACTGCAGCAGATCAACAATGATGCTGATCCAGTATTGCTCAGGCGTGGTGTCGAGAAGGCAGCAGAAGCTGTAGTCGAAGCATTGAAGGATGAGATCGTGGAGACCAAAGATCTCGAAGCTCTGATCAATGTGGCCACAATATCATGTGGAGATCCTGAAGTCGGCAAGCTAGTCGCTGAGGCTGTCCACAAGGTCGGCTCAAATGGTGTCGTGACGATCGAAGATGGTGAAGGTGAAGAGACTACCAGTCGAATCGCTGAAGGCATTGAGCTTCGTGGAGGCATCCAGCTTCCAGTATTCATCACCAACACAGCCAGGCAGGAAGCTGATGTCACTGATGTGCCGATCTTCGTGACTGACCATGACTTCACGAATGGGCTCGAGATAGTCCGCTTGATGGAAGTCATTGCAGGTATGGGCCACAAAGCAGGTGTGCTGATAGCCAACTCAGTCACAGGCGAAGCGATGGCATCATGTGCTATCAATAAGGCTCAGGGCAAATTCACGCTGATCCCTATCAAGGTCCAGGCTCTCGGTGAGCAGGGCCAGGCAGTGCTTCGTGATATGGCTGAAGCTACTGGTGCAAAATTCTTCGCTCGTGACGAGGGCAATCGCTTGCCTAACAATCCACAGAATCCATCAGACACATACAATCCAGATGACTTCGGCCATGCAGAGCGAGTGATCGCCAGCCGAGATCGTACATCTATTATGGGTGGAGCTGGTGAGACTGAAGACCGCATCAAAGAACTCGAGGCACAGAAGGCCAACAGCAAGCAGGCATATGAGAAGAATCTTCTTGATGAGCGTATCGCTCGCCTGCAGTCTGGTGTCGGTGTGATCCGAGTCGGTGGTGTTGGTGAAGCAGAGCGAGATGAGCGGAAGCTCCGAGTCGAAGATGCGATCAATGCATCAAAGGCTGCTCTGGCAAATGGCATCATCGCTGGTGGTGGAGCTGCTCTCTATCGTGCAGCATCAAAGGTCAAATCAGATGGCCTGACTACGGAGGAGACATTCGGTCTTCAGGCAGTAGTCAAGGCTTGCTTCGAGCCTATCAAGCAGATGGCTGCCAATAGTGGCCTGGAGCTCGACAAGGCTGATCTGCAGAAGATCCTGGATGATAAGACTCTGACCATTGACTTCTACACTGGAGAGGTCGTGGATGCCTTCAAAGCAGGCATCATTGATCCGAGCCTAGTCACACTGTCCGCTGTCAAGAATGCTGCATCAGAGGCTGCACTGTTTGCAATCACTGAAGGAGCTGTCACTAATCCAGAGGATGACTCAGAAAAGATCTAGCCATGATACCGCTATTCAAAACACACACACCACACACAATCGACAAGCCACTACTTGAGACCTTGCACAGTGGATACATCACACAAGGTCCGAAGGTGGAAGAATTCGAGGGCCGACTTCGAGACTTCTTCGGCACTGATCATGTGGTGACATTGAATAGCGGTACATCTGCACTCACACTAGCGATGAGGCTGGCAGGCATCGGCCCTGGTGATGAAGTGATCACCACTGCCATGACTTGCTCGGCCACAAATCTTCCTGTATTATCCCTCGGAGGCAAGCTAGTCTTCGCTGATATTGATCCTGTGAGTGGCAACATCAATGCAGAATCAATCGAGAAGCTAATCACAAAACAAACAAAGGCGATACTATTTGTGGACTGGGGAGGCATGCCTGCAGACCTCGATCAGATCGTGAGCATTGCGAGAGCTCATGATCTAAAAGTGATCGAGGATGCTGCTCATGCCTTCGGTGCTGAATACAAAGGCCAGAAGATCGGCACTATAGCTGACTTCACATGCTTCAGCCTGCAGGCGATCAAGCACATCACGACTGGCGATGGTGGCATCTTGACCTGCAAAGATCCTGCAGACTATAAGCGAGCTCGGAGTCTCAGGTGGTTCGGTATCAATCGTGATGCCGACTCACTCGATTCTCGGATCTCAGAAGACATTGAAGAGTGGGGATACAAATTCCACATGAATGATCTGAATGCCACAATAGGCATTGCTCAGATGGATCATGTCGATGCAGTACTGCAGGCTCACCGCAACAATGCAAAATACTACGAGCAGAACTTGAGCAATTATTTTGTTCGCTCAGTAGATCCTGCAGATCGCAGATCAGCATGGTGGCTCTATACCATTATTCTACCTGACCAGAAGAGCCGAGATGCATTCAAAAAATTTGCTACTGACAAAGGTGTGATGGTGTCACAGGTCCACAGGCGGAATGATGAGTACTCAGTATTCAAGCCATTCGCTCGCAAGGGTCTTGACGGAGTTGCATATTTTGCAGATAGAATGGTATGCATCCCTGTACACTGGGGGCTCAGTATAGATGAGCTCGATCATGTGGCAGGGGTGTGCAATGAATTTGCTCAGAAGCAGGAGAAGAAGTCATGAGCAACACGATGAATGCAGATCAATTCCCTGAGAGCAAAGAAGAGCTGAAGCGACTCAAAGGCCGAGCCAGGAAGTATCTGGATTATGCTCTCGATAAGAACAAGGGCAAACGATCCAGCAAGGTGCTGAGCTTGGCAATTATGATATCAATCGAGCGATGCAAAGCTGTCGATGAATTCCAGCGGAGGCATAAGTATCGGACCATGAGCCGATGGGATCACTTCATGGCGATCTTCGATAGTAGGAGGATCTTCAAATGATCATCGGACTTCCAGTAGTAGAGGGCCACGAGCTCACAAAGGTGGCACTGGACCACCTCACAAAGAATGCTGTCATGAGCACTACTATTCCAGTTGTGATCGATAACGGCTCGGCCACTCCATATAACTGTGATCCACCATTCGAGATCTGCAAAGAGATCAATGGCTACAAGGTCGGCCTGATCAGCAACAAAGAGAACATCGGATATTATCAGCCACTGAAGCAACTCTATGATCAGTATCCAGATGAGCAATACATCGGCCTGATGCACAATGATCTTATGCTCTATGAGCAAGGCTGGGATCGCAGGATGCTGCAGGCATTTGAAGAAGATCCTGAGCTCGGCTTGATCGGTCTATGTGGATCACGAGAAGTCGATGAGCGTGGCGGTCGAGGTGGTCACACAGTTTGCAACTTCATGGGGAGAGATGTCCTGGTGGGTGAGCAGGTATGGCATGGTCAAGATCCATCTGCAGGCAGGCGGATCGAAGGCATCGAGCCAGCCATCGTGCTCGACTCTCTCTTCATGTTGTTCCGCAGGGAGGCAATACCTTCGCTGGTCCGAGATCATGAAGACTGGGATGACATCACACTGGCACATTTTTATGATCGCATCTGGCCGATCCGAGTGATCGAAGATGGCTGGCATGTCATCACTATGGGCTCAGACAATGATCACATCGGTGGCATGACCACTACTGGCAATGAGCGATACCGCAATGACTGCATCAAATTCCTGGATGAGCGTGGCATTCCATATGATAATCCTGAGACCGAGATGTACCTTGTGGCGGAGCGAAGATACCTGGAAGAGTACCGAGATCAGAAGCACTGGCTTCCAGCAATAATCAGAGAGGGATACAATGTCACACATCTTGCATGAGCTGCAGACAGCCACTGAAGCACTAGACATGGCCGACATTCGCAATGAGGTCAGACACTTCATGACTCACAATACTGCTGAGATCATGCCTGCAGAGCAAGCCGAATGGTATCGCAACACCTATCTGCCAGCTCGAGATCATGGAGAATTATTCGGGTACTTGGTACATGGTGATGGTCCACTGCCTATCGGCTATGGGCTCATCAGCAAGCGTGATGGTCGCTGGTGGGTATCGGGTGGTCTCAAGGAGGAGGCAAGGGGTCAGGGTGCTGGATACTTCCTATTCGAGCAGATGACCATGATGATCCATGAAGATCTCCGATCGGAAGAAGCCTGGCTCGATGTGCTCAACTCAAATGAAGGTGCTCGCAGATTATATGAGAAGCTCGGATACACTGCAGTCATGGCCGATGATCGGCTGACTGTGATGGTCCACAGGCTCGAGCATCAAGAAGCAGAATCAGTATCATTAAGAGAGAAGGTAGCAGCATGAGTATTCTCGGCCGATCAAAAGACATTCACAAGACTCCAGACATGAGTCGGCAGGCACTGCTGTGGATGCATCCTGAAGCAATGGTCCGCTTCATGACAAGCCAGCGATGGGTGATTCAAGAAGGCCACCTGCCTGAAGACACTCAATTCCACCATGTATATTATGATTCCAATCGACAGGTATTTGCGATCGTGCTGACATCCAGTACATTCAAATCACTGAAGCTCGGCCAGAAGATTCCTGAGCTACCTCCAGTGACATTCCGCTGGTGGAATAACAAAGATGGAGCAATCGAATGAAGCGTGAACTGCCTGGATTCTACGAAGCTGAGGAGCGGAATAAGCTCTCACATTTTACGACTCAAGGATTCGATCTCAATGGGGTAGTACAGGGTGGAGCGAATGATGGTGAAGAGATCGAAAACTTCATCCGCATGGGTATCGACCACCTCATCGGCTTCGAGCCACTGACATCAGCATTCAATATTCTCGATGAGCGGTATGGTGACAAGGCTCATGTCTTCAAGCTCGGCCTCCATGACACAAACAGCATGGGAGATCTGCAAGTCACTGCAGGCGATGGCAAGGGCTCATCATTATTCGATGGTGTCTGGGATCATCCTGAAGTCATGAAGAACTGGAATCAAGGCCAGGCTGCAATCGTGGACCATGAGCAGGTGGAGCTGGTCCGCTTCGACACATGGGCCAAGCAAAACAACAATAAGCTCTACACTGATTCTCGTGGTGTGAAGCGAATGATCAATCTCGCTGAGTACGATACTCTCCAGCTCGACACACAAGGCAATGAGATGGAGATCCTGCTCGGCATGGGGAAGTGGCTGAAGCAATTCAAGTATCTGTGCATTGAGCTCTCAGTGACTCCAGTCTACAAAGGCGAGACACCAGGAGTTGAAGTCGCAGCATGGCTGAAGACTCAAGGCTACACACTAGACTCTCCGATCTATGAGCACAATGATTGCTTCTTCGTGAGGTCCGACATTAAGCCGACAAGCGATCAAATCTATAGAGGGAGGTGCTGATATGAAGTGGCGATGGCTCAAAATAACTGCAGGTATTGTGTGGGGCACAAACAATCTTACTCGTGATGACTTGGCCCGTAGGAAGAATGGCAGCTATGATTCAATCATTGATCTGAATGAAGGCACAGAATTTGATCCTGATCAGAATGCATGGATACCAGTGAAGGGTGACGAATCATGAGCGAAGATGCACAAAATGCAATAGGGTATGGCCTCGCCACATTATTCATTGTGGTAGCTGTCGGTCTCGGTATATGGATAGGAGGCAAGGCTATCGGTGGTGTCGGCCACTGGTGGCACTCAGTCACATACTCGACTCCAGAAGAGCAGGCTCAGCAAGATGCTCGAGCAAAAGCTGCAGCCGATGAGTGGGCCAAAGATCCACGCAATCCAAAAGTGGCTGGTCAGAAGTGTCTCGACTTGGGAGGCATTCCAGACTATTCAGCATGGGATGGAGATGTCAAAGCCTGCAACAAGCCAGGTGGAGGCAACATAGATATCAAGCAAAGCGTAGAGGTAAAGCAATGAAAATAGGAATCGGCTTCTCAGTACTAAATAACTTCAAGGGCTTCGCTGAGTCGGTGCATTCTATCAGGACCACACACGACTGGAATCTCTATATGTTTGATCAATGGAGATTGAATCGACCGCTCTCTGAGACCTGGAATGTGATGGCCATGCGAGCATTCGAAGAGGGCTGTGATTATGCCCTGCTCTGCAATGATGACATCTTATTCAGTCCTGATTGTATCGATGCAATGGTCCGAGTACACCAAGCTCTCAATGAGACTGAAGATGTTGTGATGGTTACACCAAACAATATAATGCTGGAGCTTGCAAATCCAGAAGACATCCTGAGCTATGCTCTGCCTGAAGGTGTACAGACAAGCTGGAGCGAGCATCCAAACTTCTCAGTATTCCTGATCGCTCGAGACTTCTTCGAGAAGGTCGGCTTCTTCGATGAGAATTTTATCCCTGCCTGGTATGAAGACAATGACTCTCACTACCGAGCCAAGCTGCTCGGGTACAAAGAGATCTGTACTACCGCTGCTCCAATGGTCCACTATGGCGGAGTGGCCACAAGCCTCATGGACAATCCAAATAGCCAGCACAGTCATGACTACTTCCTGAAGAAGTGGGGCTCGGCTGGCCGAATCCTGGATGAAGTATTCAAACTGCCATATGACGATCCTGAATTCACTCCAGCAATGTGGAGGCGAGCGGATGGTACTGTGGTCGGACCATTAAAGAAGGAGGCATCGTGAAGATATCAATCAAAGACTTCCCTCAGAGGAAGCTAGATCAGCGGATCTACAAGGAGGGTGTCAAAGATCCCGAAGTGACTGAAGGCATATGGGTGATCATGGCCTCAGACATAGAGGAATACATGCCTCCAAATCTGTATACAAAATTTAATCAATGGATGAGTGGCCAGACAGTCACGAGTATCGGTAGCGAGGCAGGCTACTATCTCGAAGATGTCGAGCGATTCTTGCAAGGTAAGGGAGTTATAGACTGATGGAAAATACAAAAAGAGCACTATTGACTGGAGCAGGTGGCTTCATCGGAGCACACACGCTGGCTCACTTCATGCACAATACGGACTGGCATCTGGTCCTGATCGATAGCTTCAGGCACAAGGGCAAGACCGATCGTATCGCTGAGATGTTCGAAGCTCATGAAGACTGGCGATCACGCTGCACAGTTATCACTCATGACCTGGCTGCTCCATTCAGCGAGCAGATGATCCACCGCATCGGCCACATCGATCACATTATAAACATGGCCAGCGAGTCTCATGTGGACCGCTCGATCGATGATCCAGTGCCATTCATTGAGAACAATGTGGCTCTGACATTGAATGTCCTGGAGTATGCTCGCACAATATGGGATCTTCGCAATGGCAACACCACAGCTCCAGAGGGCTCTGTCTTCGTGCAGATCTCGACTGATGAAGTGTATGGTGCTGCTCCTGTGGCCGATCATCCTGAATGGGATGTGATCCTTCCAAGCAATCCATACTCAGCCAGCAAAGCCTCACAAGAAGCGATCGCCATCAGCTACTGGCGGACCTTCGGCTTGCCACTTGTGATCACCAATACCATGAACAACTTCGGTGAGATGCAAGATCCTGAGAAGTTTGTGCCGATGCTGATCAAGGGAATCTATGAGGGCAAGGATGTCACGATTCATGGCAATGCTGAATACATCGGATCTCGCTTCTACCTTCACGCTCGCAACCATGCCGATGCAATGCTCTTCCTGATCAATCGTGGTACTCCGACAAAGTATGTGGACAATAATGAGATCGTATTCCCTGACCGCTTCAATGTGGTGGGAGACACCGAGAAGAACAATCTCGAGCTCGCACAGGAGATCGCTGAGCTAGTCGGCAAGGATCTCATCTACCACCTGGAAGACTTCCACAGCACTCGACCTGGACATGACAGGCGATATGCACTGGATGGATCAAAGCTCTTCGCTCTCGGCTGGCAGCCACCGATCAGCTTCAAGGAATCACTGGCAAAGACAGTCGAATGGACTCTGGAGAATAAGCAATGGATGCTCTAGCTCAAGCCACGATCGATGATGCAGCCAAGCGAGCAATCGCTGATGGTGCTGATAAGGTCAATCTTCTGCTGTATGGTGACTACTGCTGTGGCACTGGCTTCGCTCAGGTCCTCGGCAACATAGCCAGGGAGCTTCACGCTACAGGCAAATACAATATCGATGTGATCGCCATCAATTATTCGGGTGATCCGATCGATGTCGAGAAGTGGCCAGGCAATGTCTATCCAGCTATGCCTGGTGGCCTCATGAATGCTGGAGCATATGGTGATGTCTATGGCCGACAGCGACTGCTGGACCTCATGGGCTCAGGCAAATATGATGTGGTCTTCATGCTGCAGGATACCTTCGTGATCGAGCCGATCATGGAAGAGATCAAGAAGACTCAGGATGCCCTGCCTCAAAATGGCCACAAAGTATTCAAGACAGTCTGGTACTACCCTGTCGATGCACAGCTCAAGAAGCAGTGGGTGAACACAGTA
It encodes:
- a CDS encoding GDP-mannose 4,6-dehydratase codes for the protein MENTKRALLTGAGGFIGAHTLAHFMHNTDWHLVLIDSFRHKGKTDRIAEMFEAHEDWRSRCTVITHDLAAPFSEQMIHRIGHIDHIINMASESHVDRSIDDPVPFIENNVALTLNVLEYARTIWDLRNGNTTAPEGSVFVQISTDEVYGAAPVADHPEWDVILPSNPYSASKASQEAIAISYWRTFGLPLVITNTMNNFGEMQDPEKFVPMLIKGIYEGKDVTIHGNAEYIGSRFYLHARNHADAMLFLINRGTPTKYVDNNEIVFPDRFNVVGDTEKNNLELAQEIAELVGKDLIYHLEDFHSTRPGHDRRYALDGSKLFALGWQPPISFKESLAKTVEWTLENKQWML